Proteins from a genomic interval of Trifolium pratense cultivar HEN17-A07 linkage group LG6, ARS_RC_1.1, whole genome shotgun sequence:
- the LOC123892568 gene encoding transcription factor TCP17-like translates to MNKNSKEAEFPLKQEVPHNSNDQHEKEKASPSSSSLASSSSQWPRLKDPRIVRVSRAFGGKDRHSKVCTIRGLRDRRVRLSVPTAIQLYDLQDRLGLNQPSKVVDWLLNAAKQEIDQLPPLPNFPPIGTNFNFGFPSSNETSTNTSHLHQQLLNFNRNNNIHWEGSTSSQNSSWKLNPKEVSREMVSEKPNYWMNRSTQEEENNKQGSNIEGTSPSAIVLQNNNNLLQRPNHPSFLGLLNTMPLGTNYNWGGASSNDVVNSSQLGGNIGLITNQHDGNAITSLPPMLSLSTGNSSQMLLGTSQSYFSSNVNAMEMDHHHQHQREINSLHYHQMLSSSNSQNPLNNSLNNPSFSLAMMSTPKFLPSSRENTSNKEQDFNPK, encoded by the coding sequence ATGAATAAGAATTCAAAAGAAGCTGAATTTCCATTGAAACAAGAAGTTCCTCATAATTCAAATGATcaacatgaaaaagaaaaagcttCACCATCATCAAGTTCCTTAgcttcatcttcatcacaatGGCCAAGATTGAAAGATCCAAGAATTGTTAGAGTATCAAGAGCCTTTGGTGGAAAAGATAGACATAGCAAAGTTTGCACAATAAGAGGATTAAGAGATAGAAGAGTAAGGCTTTCAGTTCCAACAGCTATTCAACTTTATGATCTACAAGATAGATTAGGGCTTAATCAACCTAGCAAAGTTGTTGATTGGTTACTTAATGCAGCTAAACAAGAAATTGATCAACTTCCACCACTTCCTAATTTTCCACCTATTGgaacaaatttcaattttggttttCCATCTTCTAATGAAACCAGCACCAACACTTCTCATCTTCATCAACAattgttgaatttcaatagGAACAACAATATTCATTGGGAAGGTTCAACTTCAAGTCAAAATTCTAGTTGGAAATTAAACCCTAAAGAAGTTTCAAGAGAAATGGTTAGTGAAAAACCAAATTATTGGATGAATAGAAGTACTCAAGAAGAGGAAAATAACAAGCAAGGAAGCAATATTGAAGGTACTAGTCCTAGTGCAATTGTTttgcaaaataataataatttgttacAAAGACCAAATCACCCTTCATTTCTTGGTTTGTTAAATACTATGCCACTTGGTACTAATTACAATTGGGGAGGAGCTTCTTCTAATGATGTTGTTAATTCTTCTCAATTGGGAGGTAATATTGGTTTAATTACAAACCAACATGATGGTAATGCAATTACATCTTTGCCACCAATGTTATCTTTATCAACTGGAAATTCTTCTCAAATGTTGTTAGGAACATCTCaatcatatttttcttcaaatgtTAATGCAATGGAGAtggatcatcatcatcaacatcaaagAGAAATCAACAGTCTTCATTATCATCAGATGTTGAGTTCATCAAATTCTCAAAATCCATTGAATAATTCTCTTAATAATCCTTCCTTTAGTTTGGCTATGATGAGTACTCCCAAGTTTCTACCAAGCAGCAGAGAAAATACATCCAATAAAGAACAAGATTTCAATCCAAAGTGA